A window of Nicotiana sylvestris chromosome 8, ASM39365v2, whole genome shotgun sequence genomic DNA:
aggcatgatttctacccttgacatgcataaatatcccacccttttcactagccaaccccaagtgtttattacaacttattacaaatcagaatgaataaaattacatcagaaaaaaaGTACAAAGAATAGTACAACTAGAGAAAaactgattcttgacttcctctctgagttatgagacagaccaactcaaagaccattgattccagagcctttctccaatttgagtgtgtcagagttccctaagagcatcaatgggactccgggcagtgctcacacctaaatTGTATCACCAAAATGGGGacgagtgcagtgtggaagggccagccctcaagtgtccaagttcagagggagctcaatgggtcccaaggcaaggctcacaggagggggggacagaacttaagtctaagagagagtgaaagTGAAGAAACATAGTtctgagggaataaaggagagggaaacaaccACAAACAAGTTGATAATTCATACAAAAGGGGTTCAGGGGGGTTGGAAAGTTGCAAAGAGCCTATGCTTAGGCAAGGGTGAGCTTTGGGCATGCACATCAATAGAAGATGATGGCATGCCTACAAGCTTACTAGAACACACAATAGTAGAGAAccatagaggttaggatcccaaGGATCAAGCTTGAGTCATGGCCAGTAATATTAAGTACTtccatgcctcaaacaaaccatagCATCAAACACATTAGGGTAGGGGTTTAGGATTCATAATAAATTTAGAACAGGGAGAAGGAAATTATAGTATACTAAAATAAGTACAGAACTGAACACCAGCAATAGATAGACAAGAAggtaaaagtattaagtaaacacattgttgtgatactagaatcttaatcagaacatactaGTTCAGAGAAGCAGAATATTGTAAAAGTAGGTAGCAGGACTTGAAAACAGGCCACCGTACAAGTAGCAAGAGAGAATATTttgagtgtgagttcagaagctaagagtgttcgtgtgtctgtgttaatgaaagagcaaggtatttatagtttgaaaataggtagaaaataaggcaagaatcatagtttAACAGTAATTATGGAACTGTCTACCAATTAAAAATCAAATCAGTATCAAGgatttcctttaattaaggagttaaactTAAATGGTAATGGATagaaaacatttaaggaaagaaatcaagtaggcATGTTGTGCAGAGTatacaattaggggtaaatacataggggtttaattaagggaagaatcttTGAAATTCTCGATTAACTAAATAAGGTAATAAAACAAAGtaaagttgcagaatatggaGACAATCGacacatagtaaatcaaggagtcagggATTTGAAATTACTGATTTGGGGAGAATAACAGGGGTTCCCATGAATAAACGAATAAACCAAGTCAGTAATAGGAGAATTTGAaagtctaaggaaagttttcaaatcaacctAAGAAACAGGGAAATCAGTAAAGCGAAACAAGGAAAGTGTCAATCACTTAACACATGAATGCAATCAAAATTACACAAGAAGGTTTGAAATCGGTCCAAAAGTGAAGGTCATCAAATTCAGCATATAAAATAGTGCATAAGTATTAGGAATgcaaggctgaatttaggacaaaaaGAAGCGTCATGCAATACAAagtcagtaagtagtggactatcGAAACATGGTAGGCACATAGGTCAATCTTAGTAActcagtaatagagaaaagagagagtattAAATATCATGCAAAGGGGTCAAATGAAAAGACCTTATAGTAGAGTTTCAATGGTAGCAGGGAGTCAATATCATAGAAAGAAACAGAGGCTGAAACAAAAGATTTCGAAATTCAGCTAAGCAACAGATGAagcaacttcagaaactcgaataggtccaaagaaattagggttttgaaaccagtCAAGTTTAAAGCAAGACTaataaatcacatagcaaatagtctcCGAACTCGAATAAACCCCAAAgttttagggttttcaacacaaTCGAGTCTAGAGTTGAAAAGCAAATAAATCGATCAAATACTTAACGAAATAGATTCAGaaacctcaaaagaaactaagacTTTTAACATGCACACTCCAGTAGAAGAGCAACATAAAGAAACAAAGTAGAACATGTTTAAAATCAGAGAAAGCTTTGAAATGACTTAACAAAACCCTAAATccgaaaagataaaaggggtttCAAAGGTAAAGTTCTGGAAATAAACCTTGAGAAAACGTTTAAGAGTTTAGAGTCAACATAGATCTAAAACAGATCTCAAAGAAATCGGAggaacctcgaaggttagggtttcagaagaaacccagatggtgagaaaggcttggagaaCCCTCGATCTAAGCCGGAGAAGTCGAGAGtcaggctcgaatagccatggctagCCGAAGCAAGATCAAAGATGACTGGAGACAGCCATAAGAACTAGGATCGACCAAGGTCTGGACCAAATCTTTCCAGGATTTAGCCTTGAAAACATGATAATCGGGCATGTGGAAGCCAAAGGAGGTAGATACAGGCCTtcaatggccttggaagccattGATTTAGGTGGTTTTAGGGTGGAAGCTGAGGGAGGTGGCAAGGGTTTGAgaggagcttgagagagaattgggagaagatgggggggggggaattcaAAGGCGTCTACAGATgaaaaatgattagggtttggggtagTTCGGGgttttaaaaatggtaagggaaaTAGGGAccgttgatctaggagatcaacggTTGAGATTAGAGGGGGTAGGTGGCAAATGGGTCTAGGTCGGTTTGAACGGGgtttgggtcagggtaattggcTCTCAGATTGGAGGTTCaaatgaggctaaaattgaaTTAAACGGGGTTagcatttaaatagccattttcccttgtttattttataaaaatagtaaaataatatttggaaataaattaaaggtactaaaatgattaataatacataagtatcaaattaaaaatactggagttacTTTTTTATAGacataaacataattaaatctaagagaggctagtattgcaattatatgcaatttagccttaaaaatactaaataaaattgtaaaaatatgaaaaaattatattagctatattttattataaatgTGAGAGTTCGATAAATGAGTcactaaaaataataattttgggaataactaTTGGGCTTTTctggataaaatagggcaataaattgatttaaaaaatcttttaaaaattaaggaaaaataataaaacatttggacgtACTTATATATGCttacatatgctattttaaaagtattttgcatattaaaaaaatatacagggaaaaattgggcatcaacaagtatctcttcaggtgaacaacattccaatgtgaatgTAATATCTTGgcatccattgtttccagctcgtatgctcccTTCCCCGCGATACCATGAATCTTGTAAGGTCCTTCCCAAGTTTGACTTAATTTTCCCGCATTAGCCACATTTGTGGATTGaaaaactttcttgagtacgaAGCCCCAATCTTGAAATATCTTAGACGTGCCTTCCAATTGTAATAGCGTTCCATGACTtgtttttgtgctgccattcttattaatgtAGATTCCCTTTTTTCTTCAAGTAGATCAAGGTTTATGCACATTTCTTCTTCATTGGACTCCTCTGACGCTTGTGTGTACCTTGTGTTTGGctcccctatctcaactggaattaaggcttcagctCCGTACACCAATGGGAATTGTGTTTCACCCATACTTGTTTTTGTTgtggtgcggtatgcccataaaacaccaggtagaAATTCTGGCCAATTGCCTTTGGATTCTTCCAATcgtttcttcaaattgttgattATAACTTTATTTGAcgattcagcttgtccattacccaccggatgataaggtgttgaagtaatccttttaatctgccaactttgaaaaaattctgtgatttgtgcGCCTATAAATTGTGGGCCATTATTACACACGATTTGctttggtacaccgaatcgacatatgatatttcgccaaataaaatctctgacttctttttctcgtacctgttaaaatgctcctgcttctacctaTTTAGTAAAGTAGTCAGTGAGTACAAGCAAGAATTTTACCTTGCCTTTTTCTTGTGGTAgaggacccacgatatccatccacCATTTCATAAAAGTCCATGGTGCAACGACCGGATGTAATAACTCCGCAGGTCTATGTATGTTATTACCGTATcattgacatttatcacatttagccacaaaattttccgcttcctcttccattttaggccaataatagcCTTCTCTAATCATGGTTCTTACCCTcttgcgtgatttccacaatgccccTCATGTATCTCTCTCAttacatattctgtttgagaaggcccgaggcatcttgctaagggtccaccgaacatttttcggtAGAGATTACCTTgctttaaacaatatcgagcagccttTTCCGAAGCGCATGAGCCTTTTTCTTGTCTtcagggacggtaccatactgtaaaaaagcaacaatctcatTCCTCCAATCCTGGGTTaagttattgaaatttacctcatttttgtctggatcgagcactgaatgaaataaatgaatTACAGAGGCATTCTCATTGCTCGTCACGTCcgccgcagatgcgagatttgctAGGGCGTCTGCCTCGACATTTTTATCTCTTGGTATCTGCATAACTTTTCAGGTTTGGAACTACCTAATCAAATCCCGTACCTTCTCTAAGTACTACTGCAGTCGTGCTTCCCTAGCTATATAAGTCCCTAGCATTTGGTTAACTACAAGATGCAAATCACTTTTGATCACAATCTGATTAATGCCGAGTTCCCATGCCAgctctaaacctgcaatcacaacttcatactctgcctcattgttagttatagaatgacattttatggcttgccgaatggtttcacccgtaggtggtaccaaaacaattcctAAACATACGCCCTTCACATTGGATGAACCAttagtaaataaggtccaaattccTGGATTAGATCTGTTGtatacctgtaattctttttctgcttgtagtcgcatcccttggctaaaatcaaccaaaacatctGCGAACACCTGAGATTTTATTGCGGTTCTGGGCTGATAtgtgatgtcatattcacttaattctatagcccatttggctaatctacctgataactcatgcttgtgtaatatattgcgcaatggataagcagttactatGGAAatagggtggcattgaaaataaggccttagtttcctagatgccatgattagtaCAAGTACAAGCTTTTCTATTTGAGGATACCGTGTCTCCTCATCTAATAATGATTTGCTAACATTATAaattggagattgtttaccttggtcttcacgaACTGAAACAACACTCACTGCTACTTCTGACACAGCCAGATAGATGAGTAATCTCTCTCCAAcctttggttttgcgagcaaTGACGGATTTGATAGGTATGACTTTAAGTTTTTCAGTGCTTGTTGACACTCCTCAATCCATTCGAACTGATCTTTCTTTTTGAGAGCTAAAAAGAATTTAAAACATTTTTCTGATgacttggaaataaatctccccaaggctgcaattcttcatGTCAATATctgcacttcttttttacttgtaagcatgtcaggaatttcttcaatggctttaatctACGCGGTatttacttcaataccacggttagaaataagaaaccccaaaaacttacctgatgaaacgccgaatgcacatttctcgggattcAACTTCATATTGAATTTTCGTAAGATCTGAAATGTATCAGACGAGTGCGATATATGATCCCCTGCTTGTTAAGATTTAAcgagcatatcatctatgtagacctccatagtttttcctaaatgttcttggaacattttggtcaccAATCTTTGATACGTTGCACCAgcgtttttgagaccaaagggcattactttataatagtAAGTTCCCCTGTCTGTTATAAATAAAGTTTTTTATTTATCTGggggatccattttaatctggttatatcctgaatacgcatctaaaaagcttaacaatTCATGTCTTGCAGTaacatcaattagttgatctatatgtagtaatggaaaagaatctttaggacatgcTTTGTTAAGGTtggtgtaatctacacaaactcgccatttGCCATTCTTTTTCGGTACTTCTACAgtgttggctaaccaattaggatactttacctcgcggatagacacaatttttaatagtttttgaacctcatcttgaatcacctgatttttgaaagtccCCTACTTTCTCTTCTGTTGTTTGATAGGTGGATACGACAGGTCTTCATTTAACTTGTGAGTCATTACTTCCAGgggtattcctgtcatatcagaatGGAACTAGGCAAAACAATCCCTATTAGTTtataaaaattcaatcaacttacctttcatgtcATGGCTTAAGTTGGCCCCGATGTAGACTTTCCTTTCCGGCCATTGTGCAAATAACTCTAGAGCCTCCAGTTCTTTAATTGTCATTTtggtattttcatttttttctggttcttgaatggaatCATGCCTTGAGTCCACATCTgttcgcccttgttcagttgaggcttGTGTTGTGGTATCCTCAATTGTATTCTGTAACTgctatttttcttcatttctcGTATTTGAATCTGCTACAAAGCTGATGCTCCTGGATGTCTGTTGATCCCCATGAATTTGACGTACtcccatggtgatggaaatttaataacttgatgtaaggtagatggaacgacatccatctcgttgatccatggcctcccgagaatcatattgtaagccatttccatCTCTACCACCGGAAATTTCGTATCTTTGACAACCCCTTCTGCGAATGTAGTAAGTGTTACCTCCCCTTTTGTCACAATGCTTGAATTGTCACATCCAGACAAAATATGCACCTTTGGTACTAGTTTATCTTCAACTTGCATCTCGTTTAGTATTCTTAGcagaataatgttcacggaattacctggatcaatcaaaactcgtttcacatttgTATCATGTACAAatagagatattaccagtgcatttTTATGTGGAGTTAACACGCCATCCGCATCATCAAAGGTAATACTTTCTTTCTCCAAAACATGTCGGACCCGCTTCCGTGGGTAATTGTAACTTTAGAGACTTTATTGGCTTCTGTATACATCTTGCCATTGATTTCCTCGCCCCCACTTATAACATTGAcggtccttttgggagaaggAGGTTTAGGTGGCTCCTGCTTGTTCTTCATGTATGCttcctgcctgttcttcatgtatgcttggttacctttctcactgaataaTTCGGTGAGATACCCTTTCTTTAATAGATGGTCAACTTCACATTGTAATAATCTACAATCTTCCATTTTATGACCATGATCATTGTGAAATTCGCACTAGTGATTAggattgcgcctgtttggatttgatctcatttcttttcGCCACCGTACGTTATCATCCATGCCTCTTAATACCGTGACTAACTCTGAAGTGCTGACATTAAAATTGTAACTGCCATATCTTGCCTTCAAGTTCCTATCATCATCTCGAATTTTTCATGTGTTTCGATCGTTTCCAAACCTTGATAATGAACCCGACTCTCTATTTCTCGATCTATGATCATACCTTGAATTATCCTTCTTTGATCGTGAGTCTTTTCCTGATGGGCCCATATATGGTTCATATCTATTTTTACCAGATCTTTTTTTGGTTACTGAACGTCTCGAACTTACCTTCTCCTCTTTCTGAGATCGGGAGATaatgtcttcttctatcctcagctTCGTGTTGTATctattgtaaacatcattccaggTTGTTGTTGGGAATTAATGCAGACTTTCCTTGAATCGTCTCGTGGCTTCTAAGCTTTTCTCATTCAAATTACTAGCAAAAGCCATAGCTGCCCAGTTATCAAGTACGCGTGGTaacgtcattctttcacgctggaacatatccacgaactctctaagcagctctgaatctccttgcttgattttgaaaatatcgtccattcttttttcaactttttgagctcccgagtgcgctttgataaaagaatctgcaagctcagcaaaagaatttatagaatttttgggCAAGAGGGAATACAATGTTAATgctcccttggtgagtgtttcaccaaatttcttaACCAATAcagattcaatttcttgtttggttaaatcattgccttttacactagttgtgaatgcagtcacatgGTTTCGTGGATCAGTTGtgccatcatactttggaatattAGGCACTTTGAACTTCTTCGGGATCGGCATCGGAGCAACACTAGGCTTCCATAGTTATTGTGATACTTATCCATGCTTATTCCTTTGATTACAGGTGGCACTctaggtatttgctctatgcgatcact
This region includes:
- the LOC138874714 gene encoding uncharacterized protein produces the protein MTIKELEALELFAQWPERKVYIGANLSHDMKGDHISHSSDTFQILRKFNMKLNPEKCAFGVSSALKKKDQFEWIEECQQALKNLKSYLSNPSLLAKPKVGERLLIYLAVSEVAVSVVSVREDQGKQSPIYNVSKSLLDEETRYPQIEKLVLVLIMASRKLRPYFQCHPISIVTAYPLRNILHKHELSGRLAKWAIELSEYDITYQPRTAIKSQVFADVLVDFSQGMRLQAEKELQVYNRSNPGIWTLFTNGSSNVKGVCLGIVLVPPTGETIRQAIKCHSITNNEAEYEVVIAGLELAWELGINQIVIKSDLHLVVNQMLGTYIAREARLQ